One genomic region from Streptomyces venezuelae encodes:
- the prfB gene encoding peptide chain release factor 2, whose product MAVVDVSEELKSLSSTMGSIEAVLDLEKLRADIAVLEEQAAAPSLWDDPEAAQKITSKLSHLQAEVRKAETLRGRIDDLGVLFELAEEMDDPDTLAEAETELISVRKALDEMEVRTLLSGEYDEREALVNIRAEAGGVDASDFAERLQRMYLRWAERHGYATEIYETSYAEEAGIKSTTFVVKSPYAYGTLSVEQGTHRLVRISPFDNQGRRQTSFAGVEVLPVVESSDHVEIEESDLRVDVYRASGPGGQGVNTTDSAVRITHLPTGIVVSCQNERSQIQNKASAMNVLQAKLLERQRQEERAKMDALKDSGSSWGNQMRSYVLHPYQMVKDLRTEFEVGNPQSVLDGEIDGFLEAGIRWRKQQDK is encoded by the coding sequence GTGGCAGTCGTCGATGTATCCGAAGAGCTGAAGTCCCTCTCCTCGACCATGGGGTCGATCGAGGCCGTCCTGGACCTCGAGAAGCTGAGGGCCGACATCGCCGTGCTCGAAGAGCAGGCCGCGGCCCCGTCCCTGTGGGACGACCCGGAGGCGGCGCAGAAGATCACGAGCAAGCTTTCGCACCTCCAGGCGGAGGTCCGCAAGGCCGAGACCCTGCGCGGGCGGATCGACGACCTCGGAGTGCTCTTCGAGCTCGCCGAGGAGATGGACGACCCGGACACCCTCGCCGAGGCCGAGACGGAGCTCATCTCCGTCCGCAAGGCCCTCGACGAGATGGAGGTCCGCACGCTCCTCTCCGGTGAGTACGACGAGCGCGAGGCCCTGGTCAACATCCGCGCCGAGGCCGGCGGCGTCGACGCCTCCGACTTCGCCGAGCGGCTCCAGCGCATGTACCTGCGCTGGGCGGAGCGCCACGGCTACGCGACGGAGATCTACGAGACCTCGTACGCGGAAGAGGCCGGCATCAAGTCGACCACCTTCGTGGTGAAGTCGCCGTACGCCTACGGCACGCTCTCCGTCGAGCAGGGCACCCACCGCCTGGTCCGTATCTCGCCCTTCGACAACCAGGGCCGCCGCCAGACGTCCTTCGCGGGCGTCGAGGTCCTCCCGGTCGTGGAGTCCTCCGACCACGTCGAGATCGAGGAGTCGGACCTCCGCGTCGACGTCTACCGCGCCTCGGGCCCCGGCGGCCAGGGCGTCAACACCACCGACTCGGCGGTGCGCATCACGCACCTCCCGACCGGCATCGTGGTCTCCTGCCAGAACGAGCGCTCCCAGATCCAGAACAAGGCGAGCGCCATGAACGTCCTCCAGGCCAAGCTCCTGGAGCGTCAGCGCCAGGAGGAGCGCGCGAAGATGGACGCGCTCAAGGACAGCGGCAGCTCCTGGGGCAACCAGATGCGCTCGTACGTCCTGCACCCGTACCAGATGGTCAAGGACCTCCGGACGGAGTTCGAGGTCGGCAACCCGCAGTCGGTCCTGGACGGCGAGATCGACGGCTTCCTCGAGGCCGGCATCCGCTGGCGCAAGCAGCAGGACAAGTAG
- a CDS encoding FHA domain-containing protein, which yields MQIRLTVLAPHTGHGSHGGHGAARACDVLVTAPAGTALAAVASGLAAAVTGPDSSASGTTVLYAGGDRLDGRRSVLGEPPLVDGAVLSLQVPGPDERVGEAASARLHVVAGPDAGGVHLLHGGPIRIGRSVDADVPLDDPDVSRAHCTVTVGDDGRVTVSDQGSTNGTTLDGVPVGDRPVRLLPGSLLRLGESALRLTGPGDEPGGTEALATAPDGEGHLRIARGTAGPPSGAPTPVGLSGHTSADATHGGARGVPYDPSHAPHRTSQDGRSGDGYVDPYAQPYASEPYRDRPDASASPSPGASGHARAEEPEGAHDPAGGEAHSRTRRTRPQGAAPAPAPGRTGGKRGLGAWARRLTGGREELPAPDGGSRTSPDTHAGTPADTLGGARTNPGGRDTATGPGSGPGAGSGLGPGPVADTWPDPATVLLTALGPGPRLWERAQDHAESLVVRLGTTDRAELSGVPVTVGLREAGSLGLAGPADRLAGLARSVVAQLAALHSPADLEIVLISADRNRSLEERRRAWGWLGWLPHVRPAHGQDCRLLLAYDREQAHARTTELTRRLDDGPLGPGWPSADRASVAEAAARHTGTSTVVIVDGDPGSAALRETVARLAGAGAAAGIHLLCLAEAPSATPESPVAATYETACTASLAFRECGAAVLLSGDVATALRLVRTSGGRVAGHGTVGVVDAVSVAWADRFGRALAPLRTETAAAPHGRAAALPPSARLLDELGLARATPASLLARWASAGDGTAVLGAGPRGPLSVDLTQEGPHLLIEGPAGSGRTELLRSIAASLAAGGRPDRLGLLLVDGAGGDRGEGLAVCTELPHVTEHLVASDPVRMREFAQALGAELKRRAELLGDGHFADRRGSRSAHTAADRLIGQRAPSATESVPQAARATVRVSDAGDLPDRPSGRTLRTGDGTIGSLPSTHGTRTPDGDIGGRPSGRITYAGADDVNGRSSGRVPYPGADDLGGRSSGRVPYPGADDLGGRPSGRTLRVGDDNDPLRPGADDVGGRSSGRVPYPGADDPNGRSSGRVPYPGADDLGGRSSGRVPYPGADDLGGRPSGRTLRVGDDNDPLRPGADDVGGRSSGRVPYPGADDPNGRSGGRLPYPGGDDLDSRSSGRVSRAGSGDLGDRPSGRVPYPGAGEGGDRAGSRARSAAGDGFLADTPSGRLPRRESGSPDDRPSSRTLRTGDGDLADRPSGRVPHPAGEQPGTADQAAGRIPRPAVGESGSARAAGAGPLPRLVVLVDDFDALVAPALGASGRPAAGSVVRALEAVARHGERLGVHLVATSSRPDRTADTELAHGARLRIVLDAPPVAAGPDVPAAGRGRLGHPDGRVTPFQAGRVTGRIPRTATLRPVVVPLEWERMGDPPTRRPVRELGNGPTDLALLASALDRAARSVEATPIPPLAPATRA from the coding sequence ATGCAGATCCGGCTGACCGTCCTCGCGCCGCACACGGGCCATGGCAGCCACGGCGGCCACGGCGCCGCGCGCGCCTGCGACGTGCTCGTCACGGCCCCCGCCGGAACGGCGCTCGCCGCCGTCGCCTCCGGTCTGGCCGCCGCCGTCACGGGCCCCGACAGCTCCGCCTCGGGCACGACCGTGCTCTACGCGGGCGGGGACCGGCTCGACGGCCGGCGCAGTGTGCTCGGCGAGCCCCCGCTCGTCGACGGCGCCGTCCTCTCGCTCCAGGTCCCCGGCCCCGACGAGCGGGTCGGCGAGGCCGCGTCCGCCCGGCTCCACGTGGTCGCGGGCCCGGACGCGGGCGGAGTGCATCTGCTGCACGGCGGACCGATCAGAATCGGCCGCTCCGTCGACGCCGACGTGCCGCTCGACGACCCGGACGTCTCGCGCGCGCACTGCACCGTGACCGTCGGCGACGACGGCCGCGTGACCGTCTCCGACCAGGGCTCGACGAACGGGACGACGCTCGACGGCGTGCCGGTCGGCGACCGCCCGGTCCGGCTCCTCCCCGGCTCCCTGCTGCGCCTCGGCGAGTCCGCCCTCCGTCTGACCGGCCCCGGCGACGAGCCCGGCGGTACGGAGGCGTTGGCGACGGCCCCCGACGGCGAGGGCCATCTGCGCATCGCGCGCGGGACGGCCGGGCCGCCGAGCGGTGCGCCGACGCCCGTCGGCCTTTCGGGACACACGTCTGCCGACGCCACGCACGGGGGCGCGCGCGGTGTCCCGTACGACCCCTCCCACGCCCCGCACCGCACGTCCCAGGACGGCCGGAGCGGCGACGGGTACGTGGATCCGTACGCGCAGCCGTACGCCTCCGAGCCCTACCGCGACCGCCCCGATGCCTCCGCCTCCCCCTCCCCCGGCGCCTCCGGCCACGCGCGCGCGGAGGAGCCCGAGGGCGCCCACGACCCCGCCGGCGGCGAGGCCCACAGCAGGACCCGCCGGACCCGCCCCCAGGGCGCCGCGCCGGCCCCGGCACCCGGCCGCACGGGCGGGAAGCGCGGGCTCGGCGCGTGGGCCAGGCGCCTCACCGGCGGGCGCGAGGAGCTCCCGGCCCCGGACGGCGGCTCCAGGACCTCCCCGGACACTCACGCGGGCACTCCCGCCGACACCCTGGGCGGCGCCCGTACGAACCCCGGCGGACGGGACACGGCCACGGGGCCCGGCTCAGGGCCGGGAGCGGGCTCCGGGCTCGGACCGGGGCCTGTGGCGGACACCTGGCCCGACCCGGCCACCGTCCTGCTCACCGCCCTCGGCCCGGGCCCCCGCCTCTGGGAGCGGGCCCAGGACCACGCCGAGTCCCTTGTGGTCCGGCTCGGCACGACCGACCGCGCCGAGCTCTCCGGGGTGCCGGTCACCGTCGGACTGCGCGAGGCCGGTTCGCTCGGTCTCGCCGGCCCTGCCGACCGGCTCGCCGGGCTGGCCCGCTCGGTCGTGGCCCAGCTCGCCGCCCTGCACTCCCCCGCCGATCTGGAGATCGTGCTGATCAGCGCCGACCGGAACCGCTCCCTGGAGGAGCGGCGCCGCGCCTGGGGCTGGCTCGGCTGGCTCCCGCACGTCCGCCCGGCCCACGGCCAGGACTGCCGCCTGCTCCTGGCGTACGACCGCGAGCAGGCCCACGCCCGGACGACCGAACTGACCCGGCGGCTCGACGACGGCCCCCTCGGGCCCGGCTGGCCCAGCGCCGACCGCGCGTCCGTCGCCGAGGCCGCCGCGCGCCACACGGGGACGTCGACGGTCGTGATCGTCGACGGAGACCCCGGTTCCGCCGCGCTGCGCGAGACGGTCGCGCGCCTCGCGGGCGCCGGAGCGGCGGCGGGCATCCACCTCCTGTGCCTTGCCGAGGCGCCCTCCGCCACCCCGGAATCACCGGTCGCCGCCACCTACGAGACCGCCTGCACCGCCTCCCTCGCCTTCCGCGAGTGCGGGGCCGCCGTGCTCCTGAGCGGCGACGTGGCGACGGCGCTGCGCCTGGTCCGCACCTCCGGCGGGCGGGTCGCCGGCCACGGCACCGTCGGTGTGGTCGACGCGGTCTCCGTCGCCTGGGCCGACCGGTTCGGCCGGGCCCTCGCCCCGCTGCGCACGGAGACGGCGGCGGCACCGCACGGCCGGGCCGCCGCGCTGCCCCCGTCGGCACGCCTCCTCGACGAGCTGGGTCTCGCCCGGGCGACCCCCGCCTCCCTGCTGGCCCGCTGGGCCTCCGCCGGGGACGGGACGGCCGTGCTCGGCGCGGGCCCGCGCGGCCCGCTGTCGGTGGACCTCACCCAGGAGGGCCCGCACCTGCTGATCGAGGGCCCCGCGGGCAGCGGCCGGACGGAGCTGCTCCGCTCGATCGCCGCGTCCCTCGCCGCCGGCGGGCGTCCGGACCGTCTCGGCCTGCTCCTCGTGGACGGGGCGGGCGGCGACCGCGGTGAAGGCCTCGCGGTCTGTACGGAGCTGCCGCACGTCACCGAGCACCTCGTCGCCTCCGACCCGGTGCGGATGCGGGAGTTCGCGCAGGCGCTCGGTGCCGAGCTGAAGCGCCGGGCGGAGCTCCTGGGCGACGGCCACTTCGCCGACCGGCGCGGGTCCCGTTCCGCGCACACGGCCGCCGACCGGCTGATCGGCCAGCGTGCCCCGAGTGCGACGGAATCCGTGCCCCAGGCCGCCCGCGCGACGGTCCGCGTGTCCGACGCGGGCGACCTCCCGGACCGGCCGAGCGGCCGCACCCTGCGCACGGGCGACGGCACGATCGGCTCCCTGCCGAGCACACACGGCACCCGCACCCCGGACGGCGACATCGGCGGCCGGCCGAGCGGCCGGATCACGTACGCGGGCGCGGACGACGTGAACGGCCGCTCCAGCGGGCGCGTGCCGTACCCCGGCGCGGACGACCTCGGAGGCCGCTCCAGCGGACGCGTGCCGTACCCCGGCGCCGACGACCTGGGCGGCCGCCCCAGCGGACGTACCCTCCGCGTCGGCGACGACAACGACCCGCTCCGCCCCGGCGCGGACGACGTGGGCGGACGCTCCAGCGGGCGCGTGCCGTACCCCGGCGCGGACGACCCGAACGGCCGCTCCAGCGGGCGCGTGCCGTACCCCGGCGCGGACGACCTCGGAGGCCGCTCCAGCGGACGCGTGCCGTACCCCGGCGCCGACGACCTGGGCGGCCGCCCCAGCGGACGTACCCTCCGCGTCGGCGACGACAACGACCCGCTCCGCCCCGGCGCGGACGACGTGGGCGGACGCTCCAGCGGGCGCGTGCCGTACCCCGGCGCGGACGACCCGAACGGCCGCTCCGGCGGACGCCTCCCGTACCCCGGTGGCGACGACCTCGACAGCCGCTCCAGCGGGCGCGTGTCCCGCGCGGGCTCCGGGGACCTCGGTGACCGCCCGAGCGGGCGGGTGCCGTACCCCGGCGCCGGTGAGGGCGGTGACCGGGCCGGTTCCCGTGCGCGGTCCGCGGCCGGGGACGGGTTCCTGGCGGACACGCCCAGCGGGCGGCTTCCCCGGCGCGAGAGCGGGTCCCCGGACGACCGGCCGAGCAGCCGGACCCTCCGCACGGGCGACGGCGACCTCGCCGACCGCCCGAGCGGACGCGTACCGCACCCCGCCGGCGAGCAGCCCGGGACGGCCGACCAGGCAGCCGGGCGGATTCCGCGGCCCGCCGTCGGGGAGTCCGGCTCCGCCCGGGCGGCGGGCGCCGGGCCGCTGCCGCGGCTCGTCGTCCTCGTCGACGACTTCGACGCCCTGGTCGCCCCCGCGCTCGGAGCCTCCGGCCGCCCGGCCGCCGGCTCCGTGGTGCGGGCCCTGGAGGCCGTCGCCCGGCACGGCGAGCGGCTCGGGGTGCACCTCGTCGCGACCTCGTCGCGGCCGGACCGCACGGCCGACACGGAGCTGGCCCACGGGGCCCGGCTGCGGATCGTGCTCGACGCGCCCCCGGTGGCGGCGGGCCCGGACGTGCCGGCCGCGGGGCGGGGCAGGCTCGGCCACCCGGACGGCCGCGTGACCCCGTTCCAGGCGGGCCGCGTGACCGGCCGCATCCCGCGGACGGCCACGCTCCGCCCGGTGGTCGTCCCGCTGGAGTGGGAGCGGATGGGCGACCCGCCCACCCGCCGCCCGGTCCGCGAGCTGGGCAACGGCCCGACGGACCTGGCCCTCCTCGCGAGCGCCCTCGACCGGGCGGCCCGTTCGGTCGAGGCGACGCCCATACCGCCGCTCGCCCCCGCCACACGCGCCTGA
- the ftsE gene encoding cell division ATP-binding protein FtsE, producing the protein MIRFDNVSKSYPKQNRPALRDVSLEIEKGEFVFLVGSSGSGKSTFLRLLLREERASQGQVHVLGKDLARLSNWKVPHMRRQLGTVFQDFRLLPNKTVAENVAFAQEVIGKPRGEIRKAVPQVLDLVGLGGKEDRRPGELSGGEQQRVAIARAFVNRPMLLIADEPTGNLDPQTSVGIMKLLDRINRTGTTVVMATHDQNIVDQMRKRVIELEQGRLVRDQARGVYGYQH; encoded by the coding sequence GTGATCCGATTCGACAACGTCTCCAAGTCCTATCCGAAGCAGAACCGCCCCGCGCTCCGGGATGTCTCCCTGGAGATCGAGAAGGGGGAGTTCGTCTTCCTCGTCGGTTCGTCCGGCTCCGGAAAGTCGACTTTCCTGCGGCTGCTCCTGCGTGAGGAGCGCGCCAGCCAAGGCCAGGTGCACGTCCTCGGCAAGGACCTGGCCCGCCTCTCCAACTGGAAGGTGCCGCACATGCGGCGCCAGCTCGGCACCGTCTTCCAGGACTTCCGCCTGCTCCCCAACAAGACCGTCGCCGAGAACGTGGCCTTCGCCCAGGAGGTCATCGGCAAGCCGCGCGGCGAGATCCGCAAGGCCGTTCCGCAGGTGCTCGACCTGGTCGGACTCGGCGGCAAGGAGGACCGGCGGCCGGGCGAGCTCTCCGGTGGTGAGCAGCAGCGCGTCGCCATCGCCCGCGCCTTCGTCAACCGCCCGATGCTGCTGATCGCCGACGAGCCCACCGGCAACCTCGACCCGCAGACCTCCGTCGGCATCATGAAGCTGCTCGACCGCATCAACAGGACAGGGACCACCGTCGTCATGGCGACCCACGACCAGAACATCGTCGACCAGATGCGCAAGCGCGTCATAGAGCTCGAGCAGGGCCGGCTCGTCCGCGACCAGGCGCGCGGCGTCTACGGATACCAGCACTGA
- a CDS encoding serine/threonine-protein kinase: MARNIGSRYTTHQILGRGSAGTVWLGEGPEGPVAVKLLREDLASDQELVGRFVQERTALLGLDHPRVVKVRDLVVDGNDLALVMDLVRGTDLRTRLDRERRLAPEAAVAITADVADALAAAHAAGVVHRDVKPENILLDMEGPLGPGGAHPALLTDFGVAKLIDTPGRTKATRIIGTPDYLAPEIVEGLPPRAAVDIYALATVLYELLAGFTPFGGGHPGAVLRRHVTETVVPLPGIPEELWQLIVQCLAKAPASRLRASELAARLKDVLPLLKGIPPLDVDEPDSDPAPASAQASEQYEEDAYATGAGTGEPGPRRAAVPLVPGASADSNRDTHTSMRVPAPDELSGGPLGTARAPRSAGAPRPGSARHKAGVVRKRRITLAVAAAVVAGALGAGGYLVASGDGDAPPQDSKQSSQP; the protein is encoded by the coding sequence TTGGCACGGAACATCGGCAGCCGCTACACCACCCACCAGATCCTCGGGCGGGGCAGCGCCGGAACGGTGTGGCTCGGCGAGGGGCCCGAAGGGCCCGTCGCCGTCAAACTGCTGCGCGAGGACCTGGCCTCGGACCAGGAGCTCGTCGGCCGCTTCGTGCAGGAGCGCACCGCCCTGCTCGGGCTCGACCACCCCCGGGTGGTCAAGGTCCGCGACCTCGTCGTCGACGGCAACGACCTCGCCCTGGTCATGGACCTCGTGCGCGGCACCGACCTGCGCACCCGCCTGGACCGGGAGCGGCGGCTCGCCCCCGAGGCCGCCGTCGCGATCACCGCCGACGTCGCCGACGCCCTGGCCGCCGCGCACGCCGCCGGGGTCGTCCACCGCGACGTCAAGCCCGAGAACATCCTGCTCGACATGGAGGGCCCGCTCGGCCCGGGCGGCGCCCACCCCGCCCTCCTCACCGACTTCGGCGTCGCCAAGCTGATCGACACCCCCGGCCGCACCAAGGCCACCCGGATCATCGGCACCCCCGACTACCTCGCCCCCGAGATCGTCGAGGGCCTCCCGCCGCGCGCCGCCGTCGACATCTACGCCCTCGCCACCGTCCTGTACGAGCTGCTCGCCGGCTTCACGCCCTTCGGCGGCGGCCACCCCGGCGCCGTCCTGCGCCGCCACGTCACCGAGACCGTCGTCCCGCTCCCCGGCATCCCCGAGGAGCTGTGGCAGCTGATCGTCCAGTGCCTGGCGAAGGCCCCCGCATCCCGGCTGCGCGCCTCCGAGCTCGCCGCCCGCCTCAAGGACGTCCTGCCGCTCCTCAAGGGCATCCCGCCGCTGGACGTGGACGAGCCCGACTCGGACCCGGCCCCGGCGTCCGCCCAGGCGTCGGAGCAGTACGAGGAGGACGCGTACGCCACCGGTGCGGGCACCGGTGAGCCCGGCCCGCGCCGCGCCGCCGTCCCGCTCGTCCCCGGTGCCTCCGCCGACTCCAACCGCGACACCCACACCTCCATGCGGGTCCCGGCCCCCGACGAGCTCTCCGGCGGCCCCCTCGGCACCGCCCGGGCCCCCCGCTCGGCGGGCGCCCCGCGCCCCGGCTCGGCACGCCACAAGGCGGGCGTGGTCCGCAAGCGCAGGATCACCCTGGCCGTCGCGGCGGCCGTGGTCGCCGGAGCGCTCGGCGCCGGCGGCTACCTGGTGGCCTCCGGGGACGGGGACGCGCCGCCGCAGGACTCGAAGCAGTCCTCCCAGCCGTAG
- a CDS encoding LPXTG cell wall anchor domain-containing protein, whose protein sequence is MTKQMRIRFARIAAGAMIAAGASLTAAGAAQAVGAFNENDPTPAPTCLPGDTGCETTPPVETTPPVETTPPVETTPPVETTPPVETTPPVETTPPVETTPPVETTPPVETTPPVETTPPVETTEPGGNETTEPGGNETTQPGNGNNGNDNGGNNGNQNGGTDNGTDPGATDSPVTPDDGADAGGSTGDSGDAGTCTVDLDGAECVDSGNSNTDTNNAGSQPVQQGQAKEELAETGAAETSFLVIGAATMIAGGIGFRMLPRLVAGGGNAAV, encoded by the coding sequence ATGACCAAGCAGATGCGAATCCGTTTCGCGCGCATCGCCGCCGGAGCGATGATCGCAGCCGGAGCCTCGCTGACCGCGGCCGGTGCCGCGCAGGCCGTGGGCGCCTTCAACGAGAACGACCCGACCCCGGCGCCCACGTGCCTCCCGGGTGACACCGGCTGCGAGACGACGCCGCCGGTCGAGACCACCCCGCCGGTCGAGACGACTCCGCCGGTGGAGACCACGCCTCCGGTGGAGACCACCCCGCCGGTCGAGACGACGCCTCCGGTGGAGACCACCCCGCCGGTCGAGACGACGCCTCCGGTGGAGACCACCCCGCCGGTCGAGACGACGCCTCCGGTGGAGACCACCCCGCCGGTCGAGACCACCGAGCCCGGCGGCAACGAGACCACCGAGCCCGGCGGCAACGAGACCACGCAGCCCGGCAACGGCAACAACGGCAACGACAACGGCGGCAACAACGGCAACCAGAACGGCGGGACCGACAACGGGACCGACCCGGGTGCGACCGACAGCCCCGTGACTCCGGACGACGGCGCCGACGCCGGTGGCTCCACCGGCGATTCCGGCGACGCCGGCACCTGCACCGTCGACCTCGACGGCGCCGAGTGCGTGGACTCCGGCAACAGCAACACCGACACCAACAACGCCGGTTCGCAGCCCGTGCAGCAGGGCCAGGCGAAGGAGGAGCTCGCCGAGACCGGTGCGGCCGAGACCTCGTTCCTGGTCATCGGTGCCGCGACCATGATCGCCGGCGGCATCGGCTTCCGTATGCTGCCGCGTCTCGTCGCGGGTGGCGGCAACGCCGCCGTCTGA
- the ftsX gene encoding permease-like cell division protein FtsX, giving the protein MRAQFVLSEIGVGLRRNLTMTFAVIISVALSLALFGGALLMREQVSTMKDFWYDKVNVSLFLCNKADAADGTKCPKGAVTAQQKEQIKGDLEDMDIVESVFYESTDEAFKRYKEEYGDTAIASVITPDQMQESFRVKLKDPEKYQVVATAFAGRDGIESVQDQRDTLQNLFDLMNGMNIAALCVMGLMLVIALMLIVNTVRVSAFSRRRETGIMRLVGASSFYIQMPFIMEAAFAGLLGGAVACVLLLVGRYFLIDHGIALAEKMQLVNFIGWDAVLAKLPLVLAIGLLMPAVAAFVALRKYLKV; this is encoded by the coding sequence ATGCGCGCTCAGTTCGTGCTCTCCGAGATCGGCGTCGGTCTCCGGCGCAATCTCACGATGACCTTCGCGGTCATCATCTCCGTGGCGCTCTCGCTCGCCCTCTTCGGCGGCGCCCTGCTCATGCGCGAGCAGGTCAGCACGATGAAGGACTTCTGGTACGACAAGGTCAACGTCTCCCTCTTCCTCTGCAACAAGGCCGACGCGGCCGACGGGACCAAGTGCCCCAAGGGCGCCGTCACGGCGCAGCAGAAGGAGCAGATCAAGGGCGATCTGGAGGACATGGACATCGTCGAGTCCGTCTTCTACGAGTCGACCGACGAGGCGTTCAAGCGGTACAAGGAGGAGTACGGCGACACCGCCATCGCCTCCGTCATCACGCCGGACCAGATGCAGGAGTCGTTCCGGGTCAAGCTCAAGGACCCGGAGAAGTACCAGGTGGTCGCCACCGCCTTCGCCGGGCGTGACGGGATCGAGTCGGTCCAGGACCAGCGGGACACCCTGCAGAACCTCTTCGACCTGATGAACGGCATGAACATCGCCGCTCTCTGCGTCATGGGCCTGATGCTGGTCATCGCGCTGATGCTGATCGTCAACACCGTCCGCGTCTCGGCCTTCAGCCGCCGCCGCGAGACGGGGATCATGCGGCTCGTCGGTGCGTCGAGCTTCTACATCCAGATGCCGTTCATCATGGAGGCCGCCTTCGCCGGACTCCTCGGCGGCGCCGTCGCCTGCGTGCTGCTGCTCGTCGGCCGGTACTTCCTCATCGACCACGGCATCGCGCTCGCCGAGAAGATGCAGCTGGTCAACTTCATCGGCTGGGACGCCGTCCTCGCCAAGTTGCCGCTCGTGCTCGCCATCGGCCTGCTGATGCCGGCCGTGGCCGCCTTCGTCGCGCTGCGCAAGTACCTGAAGGTGTGA
- a CDS encoding serine/threonine-protein kinase: protein MRPIGSKYLLEEPLGRGATGTVWRARQRETAGAEAAVPGQPGETVAIKVLKEELANDADIVMRFLRERSVLLRLTHPNIVRTRDLVVEGDVLALVMDLVEGPDLHRYIRESGPLTPVAASLLTAQIADALAASHADGVVHRDLKPANVLLAEQGGQMHPMLTDFGIARLADSPGLTRTHEFVGTPAYVAPESAEGRPQTSAVDIYGAGILLYELVTGRPPFAGGTALEVLHRHLSEEPRRPSTVPGPLWTVIERCLSKNPDLRPSAENLARGLRAVAAGIGVHATPAQIEAADGVGALLAPDPTPAPVPETPGVDPAGATQVLPSTGGSPSHYDPAAATSVMPTSGPAGVADPTAVMPPVPSQPPQSEDPHPWQSQLRAARDRNEQTQVQYLDPSEDPLRRRPQRPQQQPGQQGQYGQQGQPGQYGQQRPPQHQPQRPAPQQYQPQHQPQQYAPPPPQQYAQPQQQPPQQQYTPPQPPPQAPAPREPRPPRQRGANPMRIPGLGCLKGCLFTIVLFVVAGWLIWELTPLQGWIAEGKGYWEAIGDGISKVTDWISTIGEATGSGGTTGGTGQ from the coding sequence GTGCGGCCTATCGGCAGCAAGTACCTGCTCGAGGAGCCGCTCGGACGCGGCGCCACGGGCACCGTCTGGCGAGCCCGCCAGCGGGAGACGGCGGGCGCCGAGGCGGCCGTGCCCGGCCAGCCCGGCGAGACCGTCGCGATCAAGGTCCTGAAGGAGGAGCTGGCCAACGACGCGGACATCGTGATGCGCTTCCTGCGCGAGCGGTCCGTGCTCCTCCGGCTCACCCATCCGAACATCGTGCGCACCCGCGACCTGGTCGTCGAGGGCGATGTCCTCGCCCTCGTCATGGACCTCGTCGAGGGCCCCGACCTGCACCGGTACATCAGGGAGAGCGGACCGCTCACCCCGGTCGCCGCTTCGCTCCTGACGGCCCAGATCGCCGACGCGCTCGCCGCCAGCCACGCCGACGGCGTCGTCCACCGCGACCTCAAGCCGGCCAACGTCCTGCTCGCCGAGCAGGGCGGCCAGATGCACCCGATGCTCACCGACTTCGGCATCGCGCGCCTCGCGGACTCACCGGGCCTGACCCGGACGCACGAGTTCGTCGGCACGCCCGCGTACGTGGCGCCCGAGTCGGCCGAGGGCCGCCCGCAGACCTCCGCCGTCGACATCTACGGCGCGGGCATCCTGCTGTACGAGCTGGTCACCGGCCGGCCCCCGTTCGCGGGCGGCACCGCCCTCGAGGTCCTCCACCGGCACCTCAGCGAGGAGCCGCGCCGCCCCTCGACCGTCCCCGGCCCCCTGTGGACGGTCATAGAGCGCTGCCTCAGCAAGAACCCCGACCTGCGTCCGAGCGCCGAGAACCTCGCCCGCGGCCTGCGCGCCGTCGCGGCCGGCATCGGCGTCCACGCCACGCCCGCCCAGATCGAGGCGGCGGACGGTGTCGGGGCGCTTCTCGCCCCCGACCCGACGCCCGCTCCGGTCCCCGAGACCCCGGGCGTGGACCCGGCCGGGGCCACCCAGGTGCTGCCCAGCACCGGCGGATCCCCGTCGCACTACGACCCGGCCGCCGCGACCAGCGTGATGCCGACCAGCGGCCCGGCGGGCGTCGCCGATCCGACGGCCGTCATGCCCCCCGTACCGTCCCAGCCGCCGCAGTCCGAGGACCCGCACCCCTGGCAGAGCCAGCTGCGCGCGGCCCGCGACCGCAACGAGCAGACGCAGGTGCAGTACCTCGACCCGAGCGAGGACCCGCTGCGCCGCCGCCCGCAGCGCCCGCAGCAGCAGCCGGGCCAGCAGGGCCAGTACGGCCAGCAGGGGCAGCCCGGTCAGTACGGCCAGCAGCGGCCGCCGCAGCACCAGCCGCAGCGCCCCGCCCCGCAGCAGTACCAGCCGCAGCACCAGCCGCAGCAGTACGCGCCGCCGCCTCCGCAGCAGTACGCGCAGCCGCAGCAGCAGCCGCCCCAGCAGCAGTACACGCCGCCGCAGCCGCCGCCCCAGGCGCCCGCGCCGCGCGAGCCGCGCCCGCCGCGCCAGCGCGGCGCGAACCCGATGCGGATCCCCGGCCTCGGCTGCCTCAAGGGCTGCCTGTTCACGATCGTCCTGTTCGTGGTCGCGGGCTGGCTCATCTGGGAGCTGACCCCGCTCCAGGGCTGGATCGCCGAGGGCAAGGGCTACTGGGAGGCCATCGGCGACGGCATCTCGAAGGTCACCGACTGGATCTCCACGATCGGCGAGGCCACCGGCTCCGGGGGTACTACCGGCGGTACGGGGCAGTAA